The Chlamydiales bacterium STE3 genomic interval TCCAAAGTGATAGAAAGCAAACCAAACCAGCGCTATCTATAAACTCAATATGATGGAGATCCAAGATGACGTCATTTAGCTGTGATTCTTCAATCAATGCTAATACTTTGTTTTTAAGTTGAGTTGATGAAATGACATCAAAACGTTTATCTAATAATGCAATAATAAGAGTGCTACCTTGAATAGTGTGTTGGATTTCCATAACATTTCCATGTAAAATTTCATTTTAAATTTTTCTTAATTTCTTTAAATAAAAATATAAAAGTTTTTAGAAAAAACATAAAAAGAAATTAATAAACCAAATATGAAGTAACTTTTTATGATCTTAAGAAGGTTCGAGAAGACAGTCAATTTTTTTTGTAAATCAATTCAGTCATTTATTAAGCCTAATTTCTCTAGCCAATGCTGAATAAAATCCGTAAGTCCTTGCCTGAATTGAGCATTTCAACGCCATTTTGCTACACCAGAACATACAACACCAATTTGTTTAACGCCATAAGTCGAACAAATTCTATTTCCAAGGCTGAAACCCAAACAGGTAGTAATTTTGGATAGTGAAAGTTTCCTCAAGCCCAAAGCAACTGTAGAAATTATTTAAAAGGCGGGGGCGAGGTGATGGTTTCTACCGCCGTATTCCTCTAACGTGAATCCAATTGAGAGGTTTTGAGTTAACTTAAAAAAATGCAAAAAAGGTCTTACATTTATATTCAGAGCTTGCCGAAGCAACTGGTCAGCTCTTTTGTAAAGCGTACAAAATATAAAACATTAAGTAGTTTAGATTAATTTTAATGTAATAATATTCTGAAAATCTATCAATAAGGGTTGTGTTGATGATATTAAAGAGTCTATCTTTTTTGGCTGTGTTGAATAATCCCCTCTAGACTTAAAAAAAAGGTGACAAAGTCTAGTACTTAATATAGGTATTTGCTTGGATCTGTATCTGGCTTGGTTTGAAAAATCTTAAGGGAAATAACTTTTTGGTTGAGCTATTTTTTAATAATCTTTGAAATAAGATTTGGCATTATTCATGATAAATTTTAAGCCCTTCCAAGGAAATCTTCTAAAGCTAGGAAGGTGTTTATGATGAACTGCCATGAACTCCATATGAGGCTCAGCACGCCGTAACTTTTTATAAAAAGAGGCTCCGGCACTTTGGTGGAGTAGACATCCTTTATTTTTTGCTTCCAACGTGAGCAATGTAGATAGAAGACGATAAAGGTTTTTGTTTTCTATGCTATTTGCCTCGTAGCCGAATAAAGGTGCTGTCATA includes:
- a CDS encoding Anti-sigma factor antagonist (Product derived from UniProtKB/Trembl:G3J119), whose protein sequence is MEIQHTIQGSTLIIALLDKRFDVISSTQLKNKVLALIEESQLNDVILDLHHIEFIDSAGLVCFLSLWKELSRKKGNLKFASLTAQVRQVIELVLLNRVFDIYQDVDNALSDRI